A single window of Candidatus Flexicrinis affinis DNA harbors:
- a CDS encoding putative baseplate assembly protein: protein MGFTTPRLDDRAFDDIVNEARARIPLYTPEWTDHNLSDPGITLIELFAWMTDVVLYRLNRVPDRHYVKFMELLGMRLEQAEPARTMVTFWLSAPQATTMTVPVNTEVSTIRTEVDRAIVFATDAALAIDVPQVGFIMTSAGGDERRAFQMYGARSVTTGSEPFPAFASEPPSQNDAFYIGFTNPLNHHIIGVNIEVDTAEGAGIDPNRPPYVWEVLSTGIEQRWEPVEVEFDRTMGLNVSGQVRIYLPEMVRSARNEQTAYWLRCRLDMTDTDSRYNVSPRINQLTVQSWGGSVSATNVTIVKNEVIGRSDGSPGQTFFLVNKPVLARSSSEHLLVRREDGLEERWQEVADFSNSQPNDRHYAIDSDTGEVRLGPALPLRDGTVQRFGALPAKGAMLIMTGYRHGGGLVGNVGANTLVQLRTSIPYISRVTNRIGASGGWTRKTSRPPSCGCRTSCARLAVP from the coding sequence ATGGGTTTCACCACACCTCGCCTTGACGACCGCGCGTTTGACGACATTGTCAACGAAGCCCGCGCGCGTATCCCGCTGTATACGCCGGAGTGGACCGACCACAACCTGAGCGATCCGGGCATTACGCTGATCGAGTTGTTCGCATGGATGACTGATGTCGTGCTGTACCGGCTCAACCGCGTGCCGGACCGGCATTACGTCAAGTTCATGGAACTGCTCGGCATGCGCCTTGAGCAGGCCGAACCCGCGCGCACGATGGTCACGTTTTGGCTGTCTGCACCACAGGCTACTACGATGACCGTGCCGGTGAATACCGAGGTGTCGACTATTCGCACCGAGGTTGACCGCGCGATCGTGTTTGCGACCGACGCCGCGCTGGCGATCGACGTACCGCAAGTCGGGTTCATCATGACCAGCGCCGGTGGCGACGAGCGGCGCGCCTTCCAGATGTACGGTGCGCGCAGTGTGACAACAGGCAGCGAGCCGTTCCCGGCCTTCGCATCCGAACCACCTTCGCAGAATGATGCGTTCTACATCGGCTTCACCAACCCGCTTAACCACCACATCATCGGCGTGAACATCGAGGTCGACACGGCGGAAGGCGCCGGCATCGACCCGAACCGTCCGCCGTATGTTTGGGAAGTCCTTAGCACGGGCATCGAACAACGGTGGGAGCCGGTCGAAGTCGAGTTCGACCGCACCATGGGCCTCAATGTCAGCGGGCAGGTGCGCATCTACCTGCCGGAGATGGTGCGTTCGGCGCGCAACGAGCAGACCGCATATTGGCTGCGCTGCCGCCTCGACATGACCGACACCGACAGCCGTTACAACGTCAGCCCGCGCATCAACCAGCTCACCGTGCAAAGTTGGGGAGGCTCGGTCAGCGCGACCAACGTTACGATCGTGAAAAATGAAGTGATCGGGCGTTCGGACGGCTCGCCGGGGCAGACATTCTTCCTCGTCAATAAGCCAGTGCTCGCCCGTTCGTCGTCGGAGCACCTGCTCGTGCGCCGCGAGGATGGTCTCGAAGAACGCTGGCAGGAAGTCGCGGACTTTTCAAACTCGCAGCCGAACGATCGGCATTACGCCATCGACAGCGATACCGGGGAGGTGCGGCTCGGGCCTGCACTGCCGCTGCGTGACGGCACCGTGCAGCGCTTCGGCGCCCTGCCGGCAAAAGGCGCGATGTTGATCATGACCGGTTACCGTCATGGTGGCGGATTGGTCGGCAACGTCGGCGCCAACACGCTCGTGCAGCTCCGTACCAGCATCCCGTACATCAGCCGGGTGACGAACCGCATCGGCGCGTCGGGGGGCTGGACGCGGAAAACCTCGAGACCGCCAAGCTGCGGGTGCCGCACTTCTTGCGCTCGCTTGGCCGTGCCGTGA